Proteins encoded in a region of the Bartonella taylorii genome:
- a CDS encoding lipid A biosynthesis lauroyl acyltransferase, with product MKIYIKNLVYRIKVIAKKSFYLLWGYLLIGSLFILKYFPTNIGFSFFSWLAKKLGPLTHRHQIALTNLRAAYPEKTEEEIQVIAIEMWQNIGQFLAEYIFLDKIFDFDPHAEKPGLIEVKGAEIFKRLKNEKKPHIFFTAHTGNFELLPICAQSFGLNVTILFRPPNNPYIAKRVLKARKTSMGHLVPSKAGAAWALAAKLAEGENVGMLVDQKFHRGVLGIFFNRPLKTNPLIVKLARQYNCDIYPARCIRLAGGRHRLELYERVKLPLDEKNEIDIAASTQKLNDIIESWVREYPGQWAWLHRRWDS from the coding sequence ATGAAGATTTATATTAAAAATCTTGTATACCGTATTAAAGTTATAGCAAAAAAATCATTTTATTTGTTGTGGGGATATCTGCTCATCGGTTCCTTATTTATTTTAAAATATTTTCCTACCAACATTGGATTTTCTTTTTTTTCTTGGTTAGCAAAAAAACTCGGTCCCCTCACACATCGCCACCAAATCGCGCTCACAAACCTTAGAGCTGCATATCCAGAAAAAACAGAAGAAGAGATTCAAGTAATTGCGATAGAAATGTGGCAAAATATAGGACAATTTCTAGCGGAATATATTTTTCTTGATAAAATTTTTGATTTTGATCCTCATGCGGAGAAGCCAGGTCTTATTGAGGTTAAAGGTGCTGAAATATTTAAGCGATTAAAAAATGAAAAGAAACCGCATATTTTTTTCACAGCGCATACCGGAAATTTCGAACTTCTTCCTATATGCGCACAAAGTTTTGGCCTAAATGTTACAATACTCTTTAGGCCCCCTAATAATCCTTATATTGCAAAGCGAGTCCTTAAAGCCCGGAAAACTTCCATGGGACATCTCGTCCCATCTAAAGCCGGTGCGGCTTGGGCATTAGCAGCCAAGTTAGCAGAAGGTGAAAATGTTGGTATGCTCGTCGACCAAAAATTTCACCGTGGTGTTTTAGGAATATTTTTTAACAGACCTCTTAAAACAAATCCCTTAATTGTAAAACTTGCACGACAATATAATTGTGATATTTATCCAGCACGTTGTATCCGTCTAGCCGGAGGACGCCATCGTTTAGAGCTATATGAGCGTGTAAAGCTTCCACTTGACGAAAAAAATGAGATTGATATAGCCGCTTCTACACAAAAATTAAATGATATTATTGAAAGTTGGGTACGTGAATATCCTGGGCAATGGGCGTGGTTACACAGACGTTGGGATAGCTAA
- a CDS encoding zinc-binding dehydrogenase — translation MRALQLLNERRLEITDIATPPPPTPDEVTVHIKAVALNHIDVWGWRGMAFAKRKMPLVIGAEASGVVTKLGSNVKNLQLGQIVSIYGAQTCGICQACREGRDNLCNHVKGVYGFHLDGFAREFVNLPARLLVPAPSECDELQAAVAPITFGTVEHMLFDNAKLQAGETVLIQAGGSGIGSAAIQLAKHMECTVITTVGSDEKIAKAQSLGADHVINYRKDRFEGVVRKLTQKKGVDVVFEHVGADTWSGSLLCMKRGARLVTCGSTSGVTAPLNLMQLFQQQLKIFGSFGCRIENMQNAMQKMAQGVVHPIIDTIVGFDEIDTALKRMESRDVFGKIILKID, via the coding sequence ATGCGTGCACTGCAACTATTGAATGAACGCCGACTTGAAATCACCGATATCGCCACACCACCACCACCTACCCCCGATGAAGTAACAGTGCATATAAAAGCTGTTGCTCTTAATCATATTGATGTATGGGGCTGGCGTGGTATGGCCTTTGCAAAAAGAAAAATGCCACTCGTAATTGGTGCAGAAGCTTCCGGCGTAGTTACCAAACTAGGGAGTAATGTTAAAAATTTACAACTTGGACAGATAGTCTCAATTTATGGTGCACAAACTTGTGGAATATGCCAAGCTTGCCGTGAAGGACGTGATAATCTTTGCAATCATGTAAAGGGCGTCTACGGTTTTCATCTTGATGGATTTGCCCGTGAATTTGTTAATTTGCCGGCACGTCTATTGGTCCCAGCCCCTTCAGAATGTGACGAACTTCAAGCAGCTGTCGCTCCAATTACTTTTGGCACTGTAGAACATATGCTTTTCGATAATGCAAAACTACAAGCAGGAGAAACAGTTCTGATACAAGCAGGCGGTTCTGGTATAGGCTCTGCAGCTATTCAACTCGCAAAACATATGGAATGTACAGTTATTACAACTGTAGGTTCAGATGAAAAAATAGCAAAAGCGCAATCTCTTGGAGCAGATCATGTTATTAATTACCGTAAAGATCGTTTTGAAGGCGTTGTCCGAAAATTAACTCAAAAAAAAGGTGTTGATGTTGTTTTTGAGCATGTAGGAGCCGATACATGGAGCGGTTCTTTGTTGTGTATGAAACGAGGAGCACGCTTAGTAACTTGTGGTTCTACTTCTGGAGTTACAGCTCCACTAAATCTCATGCAGTTATTTCAGCAACAACTTAAAATATTCGGTTCATTTGGCTGTCGTATAGAAAATATGCAAAACGCCATGCAGAAAATGGCACAAGGGGTTGTACACCCTATCATTGATACAATTGTTGGATTTGATGAAATTGACACGGCTTTAAAACGAATGGAAAGTCGAGATGTTTTTGGTAAAATTATTCTTAAAATTGATTGA
- a CDS encoding beta-ketoacyl-ACP synthase: MAYNDHSGRPLVAITGAGVVTSLGQGKHENWQKLTSGISGIHKITRFPVEGLNTCIAGTVDFLEESTLGAAALSEKLANLAAEEAIEQAALDKKIFDGPLFLAAPPVELEWKARFTLDQKGSNNEPSYTNLLEVCRHKLHEALFETTQFGAIAEKLQKKFGTKGLPVTLSTACASGATAIQLGVEAIRREETNRALTIATDGSVSAESLVRFSLLSALSTHNDPAEKAAKPFSRDRDGFVMAEGSGALVLESLKSALERNATILGILAGCGETADDFHRTRSKPDASPAIESVRKALDDAKITINEIDYINAHGTSTPENEKMEYLALSTVFGDILENIPVSSNKSMIGHTLTAAGAIEAVFSLLTIQSGILPPTINYDDPDPTIPLDVVPNHSRKACVNAVLSNSFGFGGQNTSLVITAYKK, from the coding sequence GTGGCATATAATGATCATTCTGGACGTCCACTTGTCGCAATAACTGGAGCAGGAGTTGTAACATCACTAGGACAAGGAAAACACGAAAATTGGCAAAAATTAACAAGTGGTATAAGTGGTATTCATAAAATAACACGTTTTCCCGTCGAAGGATTAAATACATGTATCGCTGGAACAGTTGATTTCCTTGAAGAAAGCACACTTGGTGCTGCAGCTCTTTCTGAAAAACTTGCGAATCTTGCAGCAGAAGAAGCTATAGAGCAAGCAGCTCTTGATAAGAAAATTTTTGATGGACCACTTTTTTTAGCTGCTCCTCCTGTTGAGCTTGAGTGGAAAGCGCGTTTTACTCTTGATCAAAAGGGGTCTAATAATGAACCTTCCTATACAAATCTTCTTGAAGTCTGCCGCCATAAGCTCCATGAAGCACTCTTTGAAACCACACAATTTGGGGCAATTGCAGAAAAACTTCAGAAAAAATTTGGGACAAAAGGACTTCCTGTTACACTTTCAACCGCTTGCGCATCCGGTGCAACAGCGATTCAATTAGGTGTCGAAGCTATTCGACGGGAAGAGACGAATCGTGCACTCACGATTGCTACAGATGGTTCAGTTTCAGCAGAATCTCTTGTCCGTTTTTCATTATTGTCTGCTCTTTCCACCCATAATGATCCTGCAGAAAAAGCTGCAAAACCCTTTAGCCGTGATCGAGATGGTTTTGTTATGGCAGAAGGATCAGGCGCTCTTGTTCTCGAATCTCTCAAAAGCGCATTAGAGCGTAATGCGACAATTTTAGGAATTTTAGCTGGCTGTGGAGAAACAGCAGATGATTTTCACCGTACACGTTCAAAACCTGATGCATCCCCAGCAATTGAATCAGTTCGCAAAGCCTTAGATGATGCAAAAATAACCATCAATGAAATTGACTATATTAATGCACACGGAACCTCAACACCCGAAAATGAAAAGATGGAGTATCTCGCATTATCAACAGTCTTCGGTGATATTTTAGAAAATATTCCTGTCTCTTCTAATAAATCAATGATTGGCCACACATTAACTGCTGCCGGTGCTATAGAAGCTGTTTTCTCGCTTTTAACTATTCAATCTGGGATACTTCCCCCTACAATCAATTATGATGATCCTGATCCTACTATCCCTTTAGATGTTGTTCCTAACCATAGCCGTAAAGCCTGTGTCAATGCGGTTTTGTCAAACTCATTCGGATTTGGAGGTCAAAATACAAGTCTTGTTATCACTGCATATAAAAAATAA
- a CDS encoding beta-ketoacyl-ACP synthase, with protein sequence MHDQAVLITGIGIISSLGEGIDNHWDLLNNSPVTPNLDCTTFPPYTVHQLPEVDWSLQIPKKSDQRQMGTWQRLGTYAAGLALDDAGMKNNEQLTSTMDMIVAASGGERDIVVDTQILSQARKVPDHAFMLNSVLSTELRPTLFLAQLSNLLAGNISIVHKVTGSSRTFMGEEGSGLSALQIAVARIRSGQSTHALVGSSYNAQSYDMLLSHELGGLLTRSGWAPVWERQNYPGGGVITGSGGVFLVLESRKHARKRNAHAYAEISQIITDQTDRKKIPLEKSIVSMLKTIEAKSALTISAASGFHEATEAEKSALEAADISYRGVTTLFGYMREAQFPLAVALAALAVKKKHSFPALSAHEKPFSKEVRQAFVTTIGIKRAEGIAHLTAV encoded by the coding sequence ATGCATGATCAAGCTGTACTCATTACTGGGATAGGAATCATAAGCTCTCTGGGTGAAGGGATTGATAATCATTGGGATCTCTTGAACAATTCCCCAGTTACACCAAACCTTGATTGTACAACTTTTCCACCTTACACTGTCCATCAATTGCCCGAAGTTGATTGGAGTTTACAAATTCCCAAAAAAAGTGATCAACGGCAAATGGGTACATGGCAACGCCTTGGTACCTATGCAGCTGGTCTTGCTCTTGATGATGCAGGAATGAAAAATAATGAGCAATTAACATCAACAATGGATATGATCGTTGCAGCAAGTGGAGGAGAACGTGATATTGTTGTTGATACACAAATTCTCTCACAAGCACGTAAAGTACCTGATCATGCATTCATGTTAAATTCGGTTCTTTCGACTGAACTTCGTCCAACTTTGTTTTTGGCACAACTCTCAAATCTTTTAGCTGGAAATATTTCAATTGTTCACAAAGTAACAGGATCTTCTCGTACGTTTATGGGAGAAGAAGGCAGCGGACTTTCTGCACTTCAAATTGCTGTAGCTCGTATTCGCTCAGGCCAGAGTACACATGCACTGGTGGGAAGCTCTTATAACGCACAAAGCTATGATATGTTGTTGTCCCATGAACTTGGAGGACTCTTAACACGCAGTGGATGGGCACCAGTATGGGAACGTCAAAATTATCCTGGCGGTGGTGTTATAACTGGTTCTGGTGGTGTCTTTCTAGTCCTTGAAAGTAGAAAACACGCAAGAAAACGTAATGCACATGCTTATGCTGAAATTAGCCAGATCATCACGGATCAAACAGACAGAAAAAAAATCCCGCTTGAAAAATCAATTGTATCAATGTTGAAAACAATAGAGGCTAAATCTGCTTTAACCATTTCAGCTGCTTCAGGATTTCACGAAGCAACAGAAGCAGAAAAAAGTGCTCTTGAGGCTGCTGATATATCTTACCGCGGAGTTACAACATTATTTGGTTATATGCGGGAAGCGCAATTTCCTTTAGCCGTTGCGCTTGCCGCACTTGCTGTCAAAAAAAAACACAGTTTTCCAGCGTTAAGTGCTCATGAAAAGCCTTTTTCTAAAGAAGTACGTCAAGCGTTTGTGACAACTATTGGTATAAAAAGAGCTGAAGGTATAGCCCACCTAACTGCTGTTTGA
- a CDS encoding acyl carrier protein → MPSTFDKVADIIAEISEIDRSTIAPESHTIDDLGIDSLDFLDIVFAIDKAFGIKIPLEQWTQEVNEGAAATEEYFVLKNLCAKIDELVALKQAE, encoded by the coding sequence TTGCCCTCTACGTTTGATAAAGTCGCTGATATTATAGCAGAAATCAGTGAAATTGATCGCAGCACAATTGCACCTGAAAGCCATACAATTGACGATTTGGGAATCGATAGCCTTGATTTTCTTGATATTGTTTTCGCTATTGATAAAGCTTTCGGAATTAAAATTCCACTAGAACAATGGACGCAAGAAGTCAACGAAGGTGCAGCTGCAACGGAAGAATATTTTGTTCTGAAAAATCTTTGTGCAAAAATTGATGAACTCGTTGCCTTAAAACAGGCGGAGTAA
- a CDS encoding NADP-dependent malic enzyme translates to MSTEQNSDFSLQKAELDSAALFYHQHPKPGKLEIQATTPLDNQRDLALAYSPGVAAPCLAIHRDPNLAAQYTSRSNLVAVISNGTAVLGLGNIGPLASKPVMEGKAVLFKKFANIDVFDIEIDAPNIEQMVQTVSALEPTFGGINLEDIKAPECFEIEEKLRAKMNIPVFHDDQHGTAIIVSAAVLNALNLSGKKIENAKIVASGAGAAALACINLLVRLGAKVKNIWISDLEGVVYEGRKTLMDRWKINYAQKTDARTLSEIIDNADIFLGVSAGGVLKSEYLKKMAPNPLILALANPIPEIMPEEARSVRPDAMICTGRSDYPNQVNNVLCFPYIFRGALDVGATAINEEMKMAAVHAIAALAREETSDVAARAYSKKPPSFGPDYLIPSPFDPRLILRIAPAVAKAAMKTGVAIRPIESMEAYYDTLNRFVFRSGLTMKPVFAAAKTAKRKRIIYANGEDERVLRAAQIVLEEQTAIPLLIGRPHVIEARLKRFGLRIRPGIDFELTNPENDPRFRDYVNLFLHYTGRRGVSPEVAKTIVRTSTTAIAALAVMREEADAMICGLEGRFERHLELIEQVIGLDSNVRHFSAVSLLISPRRTLFLTDTYVNEDPSAEELAEMTVLAAQEIEAFGITPKAALLSHSNFGSKNTESARKMRRATEILAELYPNLEADGEMHGDAALSKVFRDRVFPDSRLKGEANLLVFPTLDAANITLNLVKNLTNALHVGPILIGASRPVHILTPSVTSRGVVNMTALAVLAANRKNSKTK, encoded by the coding sequence ATGTCTACAGAACAAAATAGTGATTTCAGTTTACAAAAAGCTGAACTTGATAGTGCCGCACTTTTTTATCACCAGCATCCAAAACCTGGAAAGTTGGAAATACAAGCGACAACACCTCTTGATAATCAACGTGATCTAGCTCTCGCTTATTCTCCGGGTGTCGCTGCACCGTGTCTTGCAATTCATAGAGATCCAAATCTTGCTGCTCAATATACTTCCCGTTCTAATTTAGTTGCCGTCATATCGAATGGAACTGCTGTTCTTGGATTAGGAAACATTGGTCCCCTCGCCTCAAAACCGGTTATGGAAGGAAAAGCTGTTTTATTTAAAAAATTTGCGAATATTGATGTTTTTGATATTGAAATTGATGCACCCAATATTGAACAAATGGTACAAACGGTATCTGCCTTAGAACCCACATTTGGTGGTATTAATCTTGAAGATATAAAAGCTCCTGAATGTTTTGAAATCGAAGAAAAACTCCGTGCTAAAATGAATATTCCAGTTTTCCATGATGACCAACATGGAACTGCCATTATTGTTTCTGCAGCCGTATTAAATGCGTTAAATCTTTCAGGAAAAAAAATTGAAAATGCAAAAATAGTTGCTTCGGGCGCAGGTGCAGCAGCTCTAGCTTGTATTAACCTTTTAGTCCGCCTTGGAGCAAAAGTTAAAAATATTTGGATTAGTGATTTAGAGGGGGTTGTTTATGAAGGTCGCAAAACACTTATGGATCGCTGGAAAATCAATTATGCACAAAAAACTGATGCGCGAACTTTATCCGAAATTATTGATAATGCGGATATTTTTCTAGGCGTTTCAGCAGGAGGTGTTTTGAAATCTGAATATCTAAAAAAAATGGCTCCAAATCCATTAATTTTAGCACTCGCTAATCCAATACCAGAAATTATGCCAGAAGAAGCGCGTTCTGTGCGACCTGATGCAATGATCTGTACAGGGCGTTCTGATTATCCCAATCAAGTCAATAATGTTCTTTGTTTTCCCTATATCTTCCGCGGTGCATTAGATGTCGGTGCTACAGCAATCAATGAAGAAATGAAAATGGCTGCAGTTCATGCAATTGCTGCTCTCGCTCGTGAAGAAACTTCAGATGTTGCAGCACGTGCATATTCAAAAAAACCACCCAGTTTTGGTCCAGACTATCTCATTCCCTCTCCCTTCGATCCGCGCTTAATACTACGCATTGCTCCTGCCGTTGCTAAAGCAGCAATGAAAACGGGGGTCGCGATTCGACCAATTGAAAGCATGGAAGCTTATTATGATACCCTTAATCGATTTGTATTTCGTTCTGGACTAACAATGAAGCCTGTTTTTGCTGCCGCAAAAACAGCAAAACGTAAACGCATCATTTATGCCAATGGTGAAGATGAACGCGTGCTTCGAGCTGCACAAATTGTGCTTGAAGAACAAACTGCGATTCCTCTCCTCATTGGTCGTCCACATGTTATAGAAGCGAGATTAAAACGTTTTGGTCTAAGAATTCGCCCCGGCATAGATTTTGAACTTACAAATCCAGAAAATGACCCACGTTTTCGTGATTATGTTAATTTATTTCTTCATTACACAGGAAGACGTGGTGTTTCACCCGAAGTTGCAAAAACAATCGTCAGAACATCAACAACAGCGATTGCAGCTCTCGCTGTAATGCGTGAAGAAGCTGATGCAATGATTTGTGGCTTAGAAGGGCGTTTTGAACGCCATCTTGAATTGATTGAACAAGTTATAGGACTTGATTCAAATGTTCGTCATTTTTCTGCTGTGAGTTTGCTTATTTCTCCACGTCGTACTCTTTTTCTAACAGATACTTACGTCAATGAAGATCCTTCTGCAGAAGAATTGGCAGAAATGACAGTACTGGCAGCACAAGAAATTGAAGCATTTGGTATAACACCAAAAGCAGCATTATTATCACACTCAAACTTCGGCTCAAAAAATACAGAAAGTGCGCGTAAAATGCGCCGCGCAACTGAAATTCTTGCTGAATTATATCCAAATTTAGAAGCCGATGGAGAAATGCACGGTGATGCTGCACTTTCTAAAGTTTTTCGTGATCGCGTTTTTCCTGATTCACGTCTCAAAGGCGAAGCTAATTTACTTGTCTTTCCAACACTTGATGCAGCTAATATAACACTCAATCTCGTAAAAAATCTAACCAACGCCCTCCATGTAGGACCGATTTTGATCGGAGCTTCACGTCCAGTCCATATCCTTACACCTTCAGTAACTTCAAGAGGAGTTGTTAATATGACAGCTCTTGCAGTCCTCGCCGCAAATAGAAAAAACTCCAAAACGAAGTAA